From the Lancefieldella sp. Marseille-Q7238 genome, one window contains:
- the ybeY gene encoding rRNA maturation RNase YbeY, which yields MSHDYDISISEGVEVPISQDEIIADCNLVLEQEGISRPCMVSISVVRDDEIRAINRTWRQKDAITDVISLETERPDDPDLMPGEPCELGDIVLAPCYISRQATDFHTTPADEFRLMLVHAMLHLLGYDHLEDAQAEVMEAREDELVALIVTDRPFTPVTLTRHREGTDE from the coding sequence ATGTCCCATGACTACGACATTTCTATTTCAGAGGGTGTTGAGGTACCTATCTCACAAGATGAGATAATCGCCGATTGCAATCTTGTCCTTGAGCAGGAAGGTATCAGTCGTCCCTGCATGGTGTCTATCTCTGTGGTACGCGATGACGAGATACGTGCGATAAACCGTACCTGGAGACAAAAAGACGCAATCACCGATGTAATCTCCCTGGAAACGGAGCGTCCTGACGATCCTGATTTGATGCCGGGTGAGCCTTGCGAGCTGGGAGACATTGTATTGGCGCCCTGCTATATCAGCCGTCAGGCGACTGACTTCCACACGACACCCGCAGATGAATTTCGCCTGATGCTTGTTCACGCCATGCTTCATCTGCTCGGCTACGATCATCTTGAAGATGCGCAAGCGGAAGTTATGGAAGCTCGCGAAGACGAGCTTGTCGCGCTGATTGTAACGGATCGACCTTTTACCCCCGTGACCTTGACACGCCATCGTGAGGGGACAGACGAATGA